The Plasmodium yoelii strain 17X genome assembly, chromosome: 8 DNA window gtaaacgttaacaaaaaaataatacgcttcttaacattttatattagtattcgttatttggatttcggaaaagagctcaaaaacaacatttaagaaacaagttaaaaaaataaagaaaattgaTCATTAAtttatgattcgaagagaagtgctatttcaggaatagtaataatgattaataaattttaagaaactgtctatttggaaataagtaattttttgtcataatttttatatagtttttatgttgtgggaccCATATTGGGGTTAGGGTTAAacattatattgtattaattttttataatttgaacaccaattaaatatatatcattccttatgtttaatcacaaaATGAAATCCAAAAGcccaaatatgcaaccaaggagtgatataaattaatatgaatggggttgtataacattttttcataatttctaatatatataatttagtgttcatatcgatttaatatgattaaaaaaaattgtctatattgcatatattaattcatattatgatatatcataattatttattatataaagcttgttaatcataattatattgaattatgcataacataatatgtttctttgtttgataaaacattttatttagtaaaacttattatttgtatcattttttttaatttaaattatattttgataaccgaactgtataatattattatatgagtgtatgaattataattatattcgTTTGAAATATTTGTCCacattacaatatatattcagATTAATATATGTGTTTTGGGCATTAACAAGCACAgtactaatatataatagataattataaaatatagattcatacaTATCGATATAaaatcgacaatacaacgatatctataaaagatgttttatttatctaatatttttagtaatacaataaaaatatacatattaataaataattacgTTATAGATATAGGCATATTATCCTTTTaactttcgattatatataatatcattttctttatatttatattacggttttaaattaaaattatggaaatcgttctatatacattaatttatttactataaaggtataatattagattaatcactattaatttttaaactttatagttttgaggcacaaataaattattttttaaatagttaaaagaaaaaatataaatatattaataaaatttaatatcatattttattctataattataaataatatcataGATATaatgcgttattattatatacttatacatataaactagtaaaatgctataccaataaataatactgaaatatgttaaatttaggaagcatatacaattatatatcaATGAAAAGTATTTATAAaaagtatgtaataattaatttaatttgaattaataatatttttattaggttatatatatacaaattcacaaatatataattaaatatattgctattacaaaataaaatatgttctAGAATGTTTGATTTAAAAACGATGAAACAAGGAAAAATACTAATTGAATTAAAGTACTCCTCTTGAGTGAATTAATTATTTcgttgtactatacagtgatatagcagtaacaataataatagtaataacaatagataaagtattaaaCACGAAAAATACATTATGTTAATTTGATACATTACATGggtataaattaattatatatattattaaaggtATTATCAgattaaaattgtatgcatacaagataaaatgaaatattataaaatccatttaaatatgctttaatgagataatattagaattaacactgtcaagcaaaataatattaataattctatagtttacttaaaaatatagtttattataaatacaaaagCAAACCATATATTTAGAAATTAATAACtctaagttatttttaatgaataattttaatatatacatacatgaGTTAAAAGGTTTaatggtaaaaaatataattaaactatGTGGAATAAGTAAATCTTATATGGCTACatccttgtcttaaaaaatcatacttcccttatctctcctctcaaagtgcaatataccaacctaatacacataattttctattatactttaaaattttcaCCAATAGTTACttatgtgttatatatttaatatttactaagtattattttaaaacaatatgaATTAAAAGTCTTATTTAAGCATATAAATACAGTTTtagtgctaattgtcgttttaaaccgtgggaaagatgtgcaaaatatattataaaattatccaataaagaatacttataaattggaatatgtaggaataaaaataaagctattgaaaatgttaaatataattggaatggatatatattaaataaaaataatattaaaatcatgtatatgtaattaaaaaagggaGCAAtgcaatttattttataaatgttataattttagaaaaaactgtattatatattataagaaacaagtatataaatatttaaaatattttagaaaattattatttatatacttttaaggattatagtaataataaaattttttatttttaaaatttatacagtatttaagttttaggaagttgtttattttctatattaaatcaCATGTATAAGGAGATATATTCTAAATTCATTACAATGttactttaatttttataataatgctcatataaatgttattaaggataataatttatgtaaaattgtattatatatacatatgataaaaCATGTATTAAACAACCCCAAAAATAATGCAATTTATCTAACTAccataaaagtatatattgtgctacattatctttaaattgatattaataaaaatatttttatctacagATAAATGCTGTATATATGgttaaataattgtattacctattttagtatatacatataatatgataCCCCCTTAACCTAgagattataaattatattccaGCATAATGGATGATAGTTTAGtatgtacattttttgatattatatttcctataaatttcattacgttttattttaaaaacattttcttaatacatatttttataaattttttttaaatgggTTTTTAGTGTGGAAAATTTGATTATTTAAGGAAGCATTTACCcgatgaattaaataaagaagcAGAATTGGGATTAGAAAAAATTAGTAATTTCGATAAGTATTGCCCTGGTAAAAACTGCAACAGTAAACTCGAAAAAATTACAATTGGATTTTTATGGTTACTTGGAcaatattttactatatcCCAAAATAGAAGTTGTGatcaaaataatactaatgcattttttctatatatgaTTTCATGGTTTAGTTACAAATTGAAGCAAAGCTCAGAGAACAAATGCACCAAAATATacgatttttatattaaacatgtaaatgataatgataaatataaaaaatttagagATGATTCCAGTAAATTTACAAATCTTAAGGAATTcatagatgaaaaaaaaaatttgttgaatattaatattgaagatctgtataaattttatgatgcattcaAATCATTATGTATTATCTATAGTAATGATGCAAAGAGTCAAAAAAGCGACATACTGTCAAATAATGCGAAtgattttgttaaaaaatatacagagctcaacaataaatataataatgaaggTACCCCACATAGTCAAATATTGTCTGCTTTATCAACTGactataataaattaaaaagtaAATATAATGATTTTCCATCCATTCCAGAGACGTCACCAAACAGTTTTGCACTAACATCTGAAGAtacatcaagttcgtcgataggaAACAGATtatttacagttttatcgatatttggtgcaatagcattttttttaggaatttcttacaaggtaaataataaggaattaaaaaattgttttcattatatatatccaaaCATTAACAAGAAAATCATAtgtttcttaacattttttattagtattcgctatttggatttcggaaacgatttcaaaaacaaaaattaagagaaaaactaaaaaatgtaaagaagaaaatgaatcgttaatatatgattagaagagtaattattatttcaggaataataataatgattggTATACgataagaaactgtctattgggaagtaatttttgcataatttttatatagtttttatgttgcgGAACCCATAATCGGGTTAGAGCTAAGtgttatatctttatttaattttttataatttgaacactaatttaatatatgtataattccgtatgtttaatcacgatATTAAATTCAAAAGTCAAATATGCCCCCCCAAAGGAACAtatccattaatatgaaatgtgtcgcataatattttttcatatgttataatatattaaattgagtgttcatgtcaatttaatatgattaaaataaaatgtctatattgtatatattaatatagatattgattatatatgaattcatattgtgttatatcataattgtctattatataaaacttgttaatcaggggctatattgaattatccACATCATATTATACAATGCATTTCTTTGTTTGGTGAACacatttatttagtaaaacttattatttatgtcattattatttttatttaaattgtattttaACAACCGAAcagtaataatagatattcataaaatatcgatcgagtatcgacaatacaacgatatctataaaaggtattttatgcatcaaacatttttaataatacattaaaaatatacatattaataaaaaattaaattatagatatgtgtatactatccttttaattttcaATTGTATTTAGTATCATtttatgttaattttttaattaatattgatagaaattgttatatatacattaatttatttactataaagatataatattagattgatcattattaatttttaaactttatagttttgaggtataaataaattatatttcaaaagatttaaaaattaaaatataagtgtattaataaaatataattttatagtttgttataataattgtaaataatttgatagatataatatcgttattattatatgcctatacatataatctaaTAAATACTAtactaataactaatattgaaatattattttattgtgaaaccttcatataattaaatattaatattatcgaaaagacacataataatacattataataatacaatttttatatatttgttaaaaatataatttgggagatatagttttatattctaaaaaactggataaataaagaaaaggtTAAAAACTCAATTAACATCAAAagtctttttattatttcatattaacacgtattatattataattgtttaataaataatctttaattgcatatagcattgttttatcataaaattaataaaatatagatcttttaataaattatttgaatgtatatacattgataactataacaataaaatatataagataaaattaacTATACAGAACAATTAGCGAAtgtttatctaaatttatatattaaaagaacaAAGATAtctatctctctcctctcaaagtgcaatataccaacctaatacatatagttttctattatactttaaaatttgcatcaatagttatttatatgctatatttaatatttactaagtattatttttaaaataatctacattcaaagacttatttaagcttataaataacataataaatatgggTTCAGTACTAATTGGTGTTTTAAACTATGGAAATGATACGCGAAATATATTCTATAATTATCTAATACGgaacatttataaattgaagtatatagaaataaaaataatgttataagattcattaaaataaattacgaatttatttatattaaataaaaaatatataaattatgtaatttCATATAAAGTGGAGCatgtaacttaatttgaagatattatcattttagaaaaaactatattatatattataagaaacgagtatataaaaatttaatatatttaaaaaaattattatttatatggttttaaggattataataataatattaataaaaattttttatttttaaatttatacagtatttaagttttagaattgaaatcattaaaatagaagatataaacatatttttttcctatgttcaaacatactttaaattcattataaacgtatatccatttttataataaagttgtaccagatgttagtaagaatataattttttgtataaaatgcatcatatctatatttaatcaaaaatgtattaagcaatcctatatttaaggtaattcagctaattgttataaaataagtataatatgattttagtaatagTACTGTGTTATTatcttatattaatttaattattgaaaaacttataatatacttaactacagacaatttttatatatagggttaaagtatttgcgtcacatattgggggcagtgtatataaagcaggattattttattcaatttagaaatcaaaaataaaattctatCACAATGAATAAGcaagtggtatatgcatttttgatattgtattatatttaaatatcattaaactttattttaatcaagtgttcaataatatacatatctaataaatgtttttaaatgttttcctAGTGTGAAAAGTTCGAGAATCTATGGGATAAATTTCCTGATAAATTGGACAGTAGTAATAACTATCAATTTAAAACAGAAAATTTCTTAGATAGTTATTGCGTTAGTGATAGTTGTGATACTGCTttcgaaaaaattaatggtggatgtttatatctttttaataaaatatttgggAGTTCTGAATTGTTTAAGTCTGTTGCAAATAGTAacatcaatattgttgattacattttgatatggttaagttatatgttaaacctaaagGAACAACAAGGAAATGATAGCAATCtgccatttttttataatacaactataaataatgataggTATCAAAAGATTATAACTGACGTTACAGAGTATAGCAattataaggatcttatagatcaaaaaaaatattttttggatatggataaaaaaattatatctaatttttatgaagcatttaaattattatgtgaaaTGTATGCTGAATTTGATGATAAAACACAATATTGCGCAAAATGTTCGAAAAATGCTATTCAATTTGTTagtaaatataaagaaatgaATCAGAATTCTGATATTACTAGTAATGGTTCCTATAATGAACTATTGTCtactttatcaaatgattataataattttaaagaatATTGTAATAGTAAAGGTAATAAATGTAAAGACTATCCAGACCTTCTAACGatagaaaaaaatcaaaattttgCACAAAAAATTGCACAAAGTTCTGAAGATACaccatcaagttcgtcgataacAACCAGATtatttacagttttatcgatatttggtgtaatagcattttttttaggaatttcttataaggtaaataataaggaattaaaaaattattttcattatatatatccaaacattaacaaaaaaatcatatgtttcttaacattttatattagtattcgttatttggatttcggaaacgatttcaaaaacaaaaattaagagaaaaaataaaaaatataaagaagaaaatgaatcaataatatatgattcgaagattaataatgattaatatattttaagaagttgtctattgggaaataatttttgcataatttttatatag harbors:
- a CDS encoding PIR protein, with the translated sequence MDDSLCGKFDYLRKHLPDELNKEAELGLEKISNFDKYCPGKNCNSKLEKITIGFLWLLGQYFTISQNRSCDQNNTNAFFLYMISWFSYKLKQSSENKCTKIYDFYIKHVNDNDKYKKFRDDSSKFTNLKEFIDEKKNLLNINIEDLYKFYDAFKSLCIIYSNDAKSQKSDILSNNANDFVKKYTELNNKYNNEGTPHSQILSALSTDYNKLKSKYNDFPSIPETSPNSFALTSEDTSSSSIGNRLFTVLSIFGAIAFFLGISYKYSLFGFRKRFQKQKLREKLKNVKKKMNR
- a CDS encoding PIR protein; the encoded protein is MNKQVCEKFENLWDKFPDKLDSSNNYQFKTENFLDSYCVSDSCDTAFEKINGGCLYLFNKIFGSSELFKSVANSNINIVDYILIWLSYMLNLKEQQGNDSNLPFFYNTTINNDRYQKIITDVTEYSNYKDLIDQKKYFLDMDKKIISNFYEAFKLLCEMYAEFDDKTQYCAKCSKNAIQFVSKYKEMNQNSDITSNGSYNELLSTLSNDYNNFKEYCNSKGNKCKDYPDLLTIEKNQNFAQKIAQSSEDTPSSSSITTRLFTVLSIFGVIAFFLGISYKYSLFGFRKRFQKQKLREKIKNIKKKMNQ